The DNA region gcggGCAATAGCGGCGTCGCGATTAGCCAAAAATCAGCTATGCTATAGCGACATAGCTCCGCTAtagccgctatttgataacactgataGTAGTCTAAATCAGGATTACGTCCTAAATAGGGGAGGGGGTTGTAAATCACTAAATCGTAACTAAATTGTAAGATTTtgctatttatatatatttacgcATATAGATTCTTATATGCATGTAAAATAGCATAAATAACCTAAATTCTTAGGAATGTCATACACAAGTCATAAAACATAACTCATAATTCATAGGAATGTCAAACATAAGTCATAAGGTACTAAATCCAAACACCATAAAGTTAGAAAGCATAAAACTTAGAAACGTCCAACTTAAGTTAGGAAATTCTCCACACTAAAGCAGAGAATATGGCAAACAGAGAACATGGGAGGAAGAAGAGTCGTCGCAGCCAGCGGTCACCGTCATCGCTGGCTGCGGCGCCCGCCCTTGTCGAAGTCACCTCTACATCGATAGGAGGTGGGATGTGAGTGTCTCCTAATGTTGTATGAGAAGCTGTCTCATACTCGTAAAAATTAGAGTTTTTTCTCACCTGGTTTATGCAAACAGGTCAAACTCGTTAAACTTCGGATCTGCCTACATCGCAAAATCTCCCTTAATCCTGATTTTGATCCGATTTACCGATTTTGGTGAGATTTAGCAAGTGATTTAAATCACCCAGGGGTTGCAGATCGCTAAATCGTAGGATTTAAATCAGGATTTTGACTACCATTACAGCTGTAATCCCATAATATTGGAATATTTGTATATACGAGATATGTTGTAATCCCATAATATTGATATCCGATATTATGAGATTACAGATGTACCCATATCTCATTATAAACATTTATTGAAGTGCATTAGTACTTCTTAACTAGTGCAATCAAGACATCGTAAGCAAAACCCTTTCTAAAGTTATGCATATTCAAGCAAGTTCAGACCAGCAAGAGCTTAAGGATAATGTAAGAAGAGTATGTGAGAAAAGTTAGGCTACGCCCAGTTTTAGTCCAACATATTTTAATTTTCGGTCTTCAGCTTGAGTGTTTGACCATATAGCTGTTGGTGGAGTGGGTTTCGAGTGGCGGGATGAAACTTCACTTCCCAGAAATGTCTTTATCTTGTGTGTGTAAATTACTGATGCTATTTAGACACTTCACTTCCTGACTGGGTTCCATATGCTGTTgtgaaaataaaagagtttgccAGTACTATCTTATTTATTCACCATTTACTTGAATTTGAATCATGCTCTCAACTTTAAAGTTTGAATTGACATATCATTATGTTTTTGCATCAATGTTTGTGCATTTGGATAATCCAGTGATCATATGTAGTGTTGTGGAGGAGGCATTAATAATATATTGCACTGTCTTGGAattgttttgtttccttcatgaatGTTTACTATTCATCTGTATTATATGCAGAGTTACAGTTCTCTGGATTCTATTGAACCTTTGAAGGTCAATGTAGAAAAGGACCGAAATGCTTTTGATCCTCAAATTTTGTCTGAGATAGATCAGACCGTGAAGAAACATACGGAAAATTTGCTTCATGTTCTGGAAGGTGTTAGTGCACGGTTAACACAACTAGAAACCAGAACACGCCATCTTGAGAATTCTATGGATGATTTGAAGGTATCTGTTGGAAATAATCATGGTAGCACTGATGGAAAATTTAGGCAGCTGGAGAATATTCTTCGAGAGGTATTTTATCGATCATACCCCCCTTCCTTCTAACTTCTGCAGTTAGCAACATTTGGTATATCAAATGAATtgtacagagagagagagagagagagagagagagagagagagagagagagagacaagTTTTTTAATAGTATATTATTGTGGTCATAAAGTTGATTGGTTAGTTGTGTATAATTCATCAATGGACTTCTAGTTCTGTGGGCTTTTAGTCTATCCcagttatatttttcttttctttaaaaaaattaagtagcTGGCAATTTTAAATGCTTGAAGGCTAAAAAGTGAGCTTCTCCACATAGGGGAGGATGCCAGAATGGTGTAGCCGTGTAGGTATAACCGTATAAGCTTGTAGAATATAAGATCTCACTACCTTGATTCAAATTTGATATTGAATTGGAAGCTGACTGTCACATTATATGTAGAGTCAAGAACAACTACCTGAAAAGGTTTAACTATTAAGTGAAGCACATGCAAGGCCCATTATATCTTCAACGCACCCCTTCATataagagccctttgggcttgaagttGGAACAATGCATAGACCACTTGTGCAATGCTGAAATTTAACTTTAGTTTATAAGAATGGGGACAACATGGATTGAGCTGTAGACTAATTAAATTGAGCTGTAGACTAATTAAATGACTTGATATGTCCAAAGCCAACTATGACCAAAGCTTATATAGATCTCTAACATATACCTAACTAGGTCTCAACTTGTTTCTAGGTCTTAATATTTTTCAGATTATTAAGTTGTTTCCTTAGTTGACTTTCATTGGGGTGTTTTAGTAGTTTACTATTTAGGTTTTAAAATGGGGTTTAAACTCTAAAATTTGTGTGGCTTTAACTGAAATATTACTGCACCACGGAACTATAGGGGTTATCAAGAATGTATGCATAATTTTATAGTTGGAGAATCTTTCCTCTCAACTGTGATGCTGTTCTTTACTATTGTCGTTTTCCCACACAAAATAGGCGTACTGATGATGATATTATGAATTGAGGTATTTGTTTCTGCTGTAAATTTATAATGTAAAGTTTCTAAAGTAAACCTTTGTTTTTGCACTTCGTATAAAATTGAGTTATACTGAAAATTTTGCCAATTTGGATGGTTTTCCAACTCTTATATTGTTTGTTGTACAAGATTATTCTTAATCTTAAGCCTCTTTACCTAAGCTTTTGGGAAAGGTGATTGGCATCCATCATTGAAGTTTGAACttgatattatttaaaattttctcTAATTGAGAAACTAATTATGAGAAGTGTTAAACTAAATTTGTCAATTCACTGTTACATACTTACATTCGCTTTAGAAGACATAGATGATACGACATTTGAGTCATGGCCCTTTAAGAAAAAGCAGTTAGGGTTGAATTATTTAATCATCATGAAAGGAACACATACCCTTATGTTGTAAGGTTAGGACTTAGGACTGAAGACAACCATGTAGTTATTCTAACTGAGATCAAGGAAAACAAAATATTTGACTAATGTTCCACGCGGAAAGTTATGTAAAGCATATCTACTTGAAGCAATagagtaattttaataaattgcTGTATGCGGGTACTACAATTGGGGTTCTATTCTGACTTTTACTTTATCTCTAAACTATTTTatgttaatatattttattcgCATACTGATcctctttttattattttgtttgaaaaaatatatatgtagGTGCAATCAGGGGTGCAGACTATCAAGGACAAGCAAGATATAGTGCAGGCTCAGCTGCAATTGGCAAAGCTACAAGTATCCAAGACAGATCAACAATCTGAAACTCAAACTAGTGCAGGTACAGATCCTGTCCAGCAAGCTGCATCTGCTCCCCTGCAATCTCAACAACAGTTTCCTTCCCCTGTTAATCTCCCACAGTCTATTCCTGTGGTTCCTCCCCCTAATGCACCTCCTCAACTGCCCCCCCAACAGGGTTTGCCAccttcatttccacctccaaATCAATTCTCTCAGACCCAAATCCCAGCTGTTCCTCAGAGAGATCCATACTTCCCACCACCTGTTCAATCTCAGGAAACCCCAAATCAGCAATACCAACAGCCTTTAGCACCGCAGCCACATCCTCAACCTGGGGCACCTCCGCATCAGCAATATCAGCAGACCCCTCATCCCCAGTATTCTCAGCCAGCACCTCCCCAGCATCAGCCACCAATTCCTTCCATAAACCCGCCTCAACTACAATCTTCACTGGGTCACCATGTAGAGGAACCACCTTATGTTCCTTCTCAGACTTACCCTCCCAATCTCCGCCAGCCACCATCTCAGCCACCTAGTGGACCTCCTGCTCCTCCTTCCCAGCAGTTCTATGGGACAGCACCCCATGCATATGAACCACCACCAAGTAGGTCTGGCTCAGGTTACTCTTCTGGATATGGTTCATCATCCGGGCCGGCTGAGCAATATCGTTATGGTGGACCACCTCAGTATGGTGGTAAACCACCGCAACTACCCACTGCTTCATTGGCTGTAAGTGGTGGAAGTGGTTATCCACAACTCCCAACTGCTCGGGTACTCCCACAAGCTATACCTACAGCTTCTGCAGTAAGTGGTGGTGGTTCAGGTTCTGCTGGAACTGGAAGCAAAGTTTCTATTGATGATGTAGTCGACAAAGTTGCTACTATGGGATTCCCTAGAGATCATGTGAGGGCAACAGTTAGGAAGCTAACAGAGAATGGTCAATCAGTTGATCTAAATGCAGTGCTGGATAAGCTTATGAATGAAGGTGATATGCAGCCAACAAGAGGTTGGTTTGGTCGGTAGCATGGCACAATTAATTGAACTTTGTATAGAAGAATCCCTTTGTTTCGTGATGATGGTTTATGAGGCAGAGGGACTCTGTGGTTGGATTGTGCCAAATTGGATATTTtgacttcttttttcttttattctcgTTTTTTTGGAAAGTTGAAACTGGTATGCTTTCTTATGGTTCAGATTTATGACTATCTTGATCTTGTTCTGTATATTCAAAATAAATAGAGTTGGATTTGGAAAATTACATTGGCTCAATTCTGCCACTTAACTAAATGTAATAAGATTTGTTGGTTATATCCCACGTTATCATCTTTGATTTTGGTTGAGAAATCTGTCAATGGTTCTGGTAGTTTTTCTACTTGTTCTTGTATAGAATGAAGAAATGGTAGTTAATGAGTACTCTGCTAGACTGCTATAATCTTCAAGCCGCCCCTCTTGTTCACAACATGAGTCGTTTCTCAACCTTATCCTATGAGCACCCAATTTTATCCATCTCATTTTtattacttttaattttaattcgaATTTTATAGTGTGTTTCATATAATTAAAAAACGCCAAAAAATAATTAGttagttaagataaaaataaatatcaaaaaataaaaaaggtaatAACAAGGTGGATTGGTGTGGCACCCTATCCCTAATTGGTTAGGCGTCGGACGTCGCAACCCGCACAAAAGGAAGGGAGACCCGACGAGCTGGTATAAGACACACTTCGTCTTCATGCTTAAGACTTGAGATCTTGCGGGCATGTGAACTTGTTAGTGCGCCACTCCCTAAGGCATCCCAACCATGGATGTGTTGCCGCTTCCAGAGTCACTAAAACCTCCATAGTCTAGTTCCTTTTCTCCTTTCTCATGCTCTCTATTCTCTCTACCGCTCCCTATTTTCTTGATGCGTCCTTTTCTCTCAGTGTGAGTGTTATGCGTTTGAATTTCTTTTCTTTACTAACATAAGGTTAGGTTTGGAAATTttgaataatataaataaaatggaAACCCACTAATACAATTGGGCATGTGAACTGGCTAGTGCGCCAAGCCGTAAGGCTGACATCCCAACCCCTTACTCCTTGAGGTCCTTAGACTACGAGATGAGACCCCTCCTTTTAGGTTCAGGGCCAAACACCTAGGTTTGGGCTGGACCTTGCGTGAGGCTTGTTAGGCCTGTAAACATGCTAGTTGGTCATACAAATTAAAAGGCCCAACGAGACCTTAAAATTTGGCCTACGATAAGCCACATGCTAGGTTTGAACCGCAAAATTAGAATGCAAGCCAAGCTTGGGCCACGTAAAGCCTGGCCAGGTCTACTCACACTCCTAACCGCAACTAGTGACCATTGTTGCCCCCCCACTGAAACCATCACTCCACGCCAACCTCTTTTGATCTCTTCCACCAGCAACCAACAATCCAGCAAACCCAAACAAAATGCTTACTACTAGATCCGAGATCGAAGCACCACCATCAAGCCGCACCGAGTTCTATTTTCTCCCTTCAGCATTCGCCATTCCAATCAGCCATCACACACGAGCAGCAACCCACCTCCTCTTTCGCAATCGCATCGCTGCTTCCATCCCCAACCATGGTTGCGCAACCGCTTCTAGAGTCAATGAAACCTCCACAGTCGAGTTCCTTTGGTCCTTTCTCACACTCTTTATTATCTCTACCTCTCCTTATTTTCTTGATGCGTCCTTTTCTCTTAGTGTGAGTATTAtgtcttttttctcttttctaacaTAGGGTTAGGTTTGTATTGTATGTAGTGGAAATTttgaataatataaataaaatgaaaaaccaCTAATACAATGATATTGGACAAGTAGTGTGGGTCTTCCTTGGGTGAGTCTCGTGTAACCTAACTTTTTCCTTAGATAGGTTTCATCaacttttgaattaattttatgTGATTTGGATCaacttaaaaacaaaattaaaaaagaatcaCATGCtatatattgaaaaaaatagaaggattaagaaaaagaaaatccacgtgAACCTAATTAAACACGTGTCAATGTCAAACGGGTTCACCGAGACCACATGGCAAAGTCGTTGGAGCTCAAACTCCTGGGAGGACCAGAACTAGCTATTTCCTAAACATTAGCTGTTTAGAAACTTTACACAAACGGGGGACTATATTCATATCGACCATATTTTACAGGGACCAAAAGCTTAGTTAACCATTTAAATTGGTCTTTCATTGTGAGGCATCAATATCACACAATGTGAAACCCTAAATTGTAAGATACAGTTGTATGTCACCCCTCTAAATTATTTTGGCTCTTCTTCTTTGGTTGCTTCATATCCTGatgttctttttttcttcttctaatttGTCATGGACATCAACCATGGTTTAAGCAATGGCTGACCGCCTCACTGTTTCAACCCGGGTTTTGAAACAACACCTAAAAGTTCTCTCTCCCATCGTCGTTCAGTGTCTAATTGAATCAAATGTGGTGATATATAAAATTGTACATGGTTTTATTCATTCACTCATTCTCTCAACTTTTCACTCAAAGCATCGCATTACAGGTCAACTTCTACTCTTTGCTCTACTTCATAGGAAATGTAAAGAACAAGATTGCTGACGAGAACGTGAACACGGGCATCCCTGGTGGTGGCATGATCGCCGCTGACGTGAACACCTAAATCAACCTTGACATTCCATGTTCACTTTTACTCCAATTCGATTTGCATGCAAAGAAAAGAGTAGAAGTGAACCTGAAACGCCAAAGGTTCATGCCGACATTCACGCAGCTGGCGTTCATGCCGCCAGCAGACATGTACGCTTACACATTGTCGTCGTCATCGATGCCACCGTTTACGTTTTCTGTGAATGTAGAGAAGAGAGTGGCGAAACACAGTTCAATTTGCATGCAAAGTAGAGCAGAAGTTAATCTATCATGCGATTGCTTAAGTGAAAAAGTTGAGAGCAAGGTTTTACGTGGCCCAAATATATACATAGTATttataaataatgaaaaaaaaatcaagcatGTGTCAAGCTATTAAAACTCATGAAATATTATATAGTCAAGCTTCATAATATCTAATAATATATAGTTTGAGAGTCATTAAAAGCTTATGTGTCAACAATCTACAGCTTCCACAATTGTAGGGATATGTGTCAAGCTATTAAAACTCATGAAATATTATATAGTCAAGCTTCATAATATTCATCTAATAAACCTATATACTACTAGTATCCGAACCCGTGCGTCGCACGGATGAAATAATAtggaaaaagaaataaaaatgaagttAAGAGCAATAAATAATGTTATTTGTATGGTCTTTTTGTTTTATATGAGTCGAGTTACATTTAAATATGTTTTGgttatgtttaatttttactttggttttagagAAGACACTGTCATACACAGAATCATGTGTGTATTATATTCATAGGTA from Lotus japonicus ecotype B-129 chromosome 2, LjGifu_v1.2 includes:
- the LOC130739193 gene encoding uncharacterized protein LOC130739193 — protein: MNTTPFMDKQIMDLTHGSSSPQQQSHTNDFIDLMKHPQEHEEQEEEEEPQFQHHHHHHQNLNHHRVVEDEGRGGGNGINTDDIVPSYDFKPIRPLAASNYDSAPNLSAAFSRPWNSDSNQPITKSYSSLDSIEPLKVNVEKDRNAFDPQILSEIDQTVKKHTENLLHVLEGVSARLTQLETRTRHLENSMDDLKVSVGNNHGSTDGKFRQLENILREVQSGVQTIKDKQDIVQAQLQLAKLQVSKTDQQSETQTSAGTDPVQQAASAPLQSQQQFPSPVNLPQSIPVVPPPNAPPQLPPQQGLPPSFPPPNQFSQTQIPAVPQRDPYFPPPVQSQETPNQQYQQPLAPQPHPQPGAPPHQQYQQTPHPQYSQPAPPQHQPPIPSINPPQLQSSLGHHVEEPPYVPSQTYPPNLRQPPSQPPSGPPAPPSQQFYGTAPHAYEPPPSRSGSGYSSGYGSSSGPAEQYRYGGPPQYGGKPPQLPTASLAVSGGSGYPQLPTARVLPQAIPTASAVSGGGSGSAGTGSKVSIDDVVDKVATMGFPRDHVRATVRKLTENGQSVDLNAVLDKLMNEGDMQPTRGWFGR